The Geotalea uraniireducens Rf4 genome window below encodes:
- a CDS encoding DUF4382 domain-containing protein: MMKKSFSQLWNGLVITILAALLGGCGSLAWDSTTLTTGDVGIDVSYATAPGCKNVWITVKQLWVHTNPVAEITDSGWQKLDFSAKPLTINLSDPALGIDGGGTGVAQLADRLTVLAADYYQIRLFLAATEDPLASSAAAKSLKYNNQVDDIDPGTSVVTSRPLRIPAASQGISIVRDAKSPIVVQAGSYARYAINFNLARDLVKTDRENTGIYEYILKPQPLIINMANVGGIKGSLKTFANMSGFNFVVKVVQAGNEVLSGTPNGINADGNLAFSLYPLPVTKDTYDVVIQGRKTDTFLIHNITVKATNFPVTAESLKSFVNLDPVPIVNGSEYPINFSVKPTGASLSFSRTSSFSSLGASCVECHTGQASVTETYHLDPFNGKFATPLYLSSNPPHIKTFSEKDFKYFAHADNNGAYKVVANALFHKPSADMDITAANAGQTLNSISPLALDTAQGVAVQGTISLGAGAPTAMTKGYVLATHGGMIIDRVEADMSGAGSYSPFTLPAGRFDSYYGLYAFGWNVSSKAAGTGSIDLRKSTTPSSEAEITMLPMN, translated from the coding sequence ATGATGAAGAAAAGCTTTTCACAACTATGGAATGGACTTGTAATCACAATATTGGCGGCATTGCTGGGAGGATGCGGCAGCTTGGCCTGGGATTCTACAACCCTGACAACCGGAGACGTCGGCATTGATGTCAGCTACGCAACTGCGCCTGGGTGTAAAAATGTATGGATAACGGTAAAGCAGCTATGGGTGCACACTAACCCCGTTGCCGAGATTACCGACAGCGGCTGGCAGAAGCTTGATTTTTCGGCCAAACCGTTGACCATTAATCTTTCTGATCCGGCACTCGGCATAGATGGTGGAGGAACGGGCGTTGCCCAGCTAGCCGACCGGCTCACGGTGCTTGCGGCCGATTACTATCAGATAAGGCTGTTTCTCGCCGCCACAGAAGATCCTTTGGCATCATCTGCAGCTGCAAAGAGCCTGAAATACAATAACCAGGTGGACGATATCGATCCGGGCACAAGCGTCGTCACTTCCCGCCCGCTCCGCATTCCTGCAGCAAGCCAGGGAATCAGTATTGTCAGAGACGCAAAATCCCCCATCGTCGTGCAGGCTGGGAGTTACGCACGATACGCCATTAACTTCAACCTGGCGCGGGATCTGGTTAAGACCGACCGGGAAAATACCGGAATCTATGAATATATCCTGAAACCGCAACCGCTCATCATCAATATGGCCAATGTCGGCGGCATTAAAGGAAGCCTCAAAACGTTTGCCAATATGTCCGGATTTAATTTTGTTGTCAAGGTAGTCCAAGCCGGTAACGAAGTCTTGTCCGGCACCCCAAACGGTATTAATGCAGACGGCAATTTAGCGTTCAGCCTGTACCCGCTACCGGTGACGAAAGATACCTACGATGTTGTCATTCAGGGACGGAAAACCGATACCTTTTTAATCCATAATATCACCGTAAAAGCAACCAATTTCCCCGTGACAGCGGAGTCACTTAAATCATTTGTCAATTTAGACCCGGTACCGATCGTCAACGGCAGTGAATACCCGATAAATTTCAGCGTGAAACCTACCGGCGCCAGCCTGAGCTTCTCACGGACATCATCTTTCAGTAGTTTAGGGGCATCATGTGTTGAATGCCACACTGGTCAAGCATCCGTCACGGAAACCTATCACCTTGATCCGTTCAACGGCAAGTTTGCGACGCCGCTCTACCTCTCCTCCAATCCGCCCCATATCAAAACTTTTAGCGAAAAAGACTTTAAATATTTCGCACATGCCGACAACAATGGGGCCTACAAAGTAGTGGCGAACGCCCTCTTTCACAAACCCTCCGCCGACATGGACATCACTGCTGCCAATGCCGGGCAGACACTGAACAGCATTTCGCCGCTTGCCCTGGATACCGCTCAAGGCGTTGCCGTACAAGGGACCATCAGCCTGGGAGCTGGAGCTCCGACCGCCATGACTAAAGGGTATGTACTGGCTACTCACGGCGGCATGATAATCGACCGGGTTGAAGCGGATATGAGCGGAGCCGGCTCGTACTCTCCATTTACTCTGCCTGCCGGCCGTTTCGACTCCTACTATGGCCTCTACGCCTTTGGCTGGAACGTCAGCAGCAAAGCCGCAGGCACTGGGTCAATCGACCTTCGCAAAAGCACCACCCCATCTAGCGAGGCGGAGATCACGATGTTGCCCATGAACTAG